Part of the Acropora palmata chromosome 10, jaAcrPala1.3, whole genome shotgun sequence genome, ttttttccgtatattttaattttttataatataaaacaaatagattccatgtctgttcagtaatagatcagagaggacgtcaaaatgtggtaagaacatcagtgacacactcggctgcgcctcgtgtgccacttttttgttcttaccacattttgacgtcatctgtgatctattactgaacaggcgcatggcaacatggaatctgtTTGTTACTTTTTTCTCTTGGAACTCCTTGAATTATTGATACCAAATACAAAGATTTTCACCTGGCCAGCTTAGTGTGATGTTCTTCTTGTTCACTAATGTACCTCGTCTCAAGTGAATACTGTACTGCCTATGTAATAACCTTGACAGGTGGTTAGATATCCACATTCTCCACAGACAAACCCTTTGCAGAGGAGGCTCTGTCGTATGAGAAAGAACTAACCAGCGCTCATATGCTTGCTTATCAAATGAGTGAAGTCTGGTACCTTTGCATTGAATGAACAGCCTTTTGTCTTAATATTTAGTGTTCAAGTGATCTGTGAATAGGTCATTAAACTTTATAATTTTGCAAATTGTGTCACAAGAGAGCAAGCAGTCTcttattttgatgaaaagtaAGAGACTAGGTGAAATACAGTTGTTACATGTCCACCTTGTTTCATCTGCTTCtatattttgcttgtttgtgtAGTATGTCTCACCAAAGTAAAAAACTACTGGTAGTTTACAACCATATTGTTGAACCAAAATAACCCTTGAACTCAGTTTTagtgcaaaaatgttgttttttccttgtttgtttcGTCAAATCAACATGAGCACTTGTCACCTGAGTGAAAACCATCTATTGTTTCCTTAGTGCTGGCAATGATGTTTGGCTTGATATTCTACTTCATGAAATACCGAACACTTCAGAAGCGTTTCATTAATGTGGAGAACTGCCAAGATGGGGATGAGTTGGATGATATGAATGCCTTTTACCGTGGCGATATGCAAGGAGGTAATAAGCAGCTTCAGTTGAATTGAGATGACTGCCGTGTGgcatttgataaaaaaatcTCCATATGACCTGCAGCATAGGCAAATCTCCATGTATGAAGTGTGGTAGCcatgttgtttttattaagaaacattgatgagggggggggggggggagaagGGGGATAGAAGGTTACTTTCTTTTGGCTCCCCTCCCCCTGCCACTTTTTCCCAAGTGAAAGCAAAATGGGAGGCAGAAGAGAGAAAATCTGTTGGCTAAAAAGTCCCTGGCAGACTAGATTTGATTTGTCTGTAATTTCTCATGAAGGGCAATTGCATGCTTTACCATCTTTTCCCTCCAGCTAAAACTTGAGCTTTTTCTGTTCAGAAAATGTGGAAATGCAGGCAGCCCAGTGTCAATGGTCAAGTGCCCCTGTtaatacaaagaaataataattatgttagACAGTTCACAAACCTAATTTATTTTGAGTTGAGTTCTTTGTCCTTTGCAATTGTTGGTGTTACTGTGCATGATGATACAGGCAAATTTCAGCATTCCTGCAAGAACGCCAGAAAAGCCTCCGTGTGTTTGATTTTTCAAGGGGCATTAGTTGGAAGTAGTAGAGAATTTATGGGGGGACAGTtgagaataattatttcacttgAGTCTTGAATGCACTTCCTAATCTCTGATTACTTCTAGTAACAAAATGGAAGTGTCTATGTAAACATCATCATTTTGGGAGCACAGTTGGGGTAATGTTGAGAGCTCTCGCCATTCAACAGTTTTGTCCTTGGTTTGATTGCAGATTCAATTCCATGTgcggattgagtttgttggttctcttatTAACTCCCCGAAGTCTTTTGCTGGGCACTTGGGTTTTCTCCTCTTACtcttttgatttgatttcaatGCTCTTATAATTGAGCTTGAAACTTCAATAAAGTGATTatccttttttcctttgttccaTTGTAGAATCACCTGATGTTATTTTCAGCGATCAAACCCGAAAGGGAAGGAAGATATACAAAGATTCAGAGAAGGTTCCACTTGAAGACCACGATGAATTGGCGATGATTTGAAGGGTGTATCAATTTCCTCTCATTgtaaatttcttgttttgggTCTTCTCAGAGAAAGGTGTTAAATTTGTAGTCTTGTCAACATGAGGGCCTGATATTTAGACTTGAGGATGATATTACCAGTTGGAGcactgaataataattgtgatgTTGTTGGCCAAGTGTGACATCTTGTAACCATGTGCATGTTGTCAAGTTTGGTTGGTCAGGGGTCTCATGGATAGTTGACCAGCTTCGTGTAGGATCAGTCAGAGAGACCTTTTTTCAAGTGAGTCAGGAAGGATACCATTGTAGACAGTGCTACCAGTAATGCAATGAGTTAAAAACTTTTTCTGGGAGCAACATCCCACGTAAAGCTTaagcaatttaaatttttgttcctAAGGTCATATTGAGAGCAAAAAGTGTTCCAGAAAAGCTAACTCCACAGTTTACAATTTTTTCCCTAAGAGCCTTTTTCTCAGCAGCATTGAAATGGTTTGTTTGCCTGTGAATTATGTCTTTTTGAGCTGGTTATTttgaaacatgtttttaaGGAAATAGCAAAAAGAATAATGGTGTAGCGTCAGACTTTTTACCCTCATCTGTCAAGTCAAGTGGCAGAACCAGTTGGTTTTGAGGTTGGAGGTTTTGGCTATCATTGCATCACATTCTATGTCATACCTAATCGAAAataactgtgaaaaaaaatgtcctaTTTAAggctttgttgtttttggtgctttctttttcttttgtagtgATTAGGAAGTaaaattttgcacaaatttaaGGAAAGCAGAGGAAATGTATTTACACCTTTGTTCAACACCTGTAAGTTTTGAAGGAATATTATTGTGATTTTGTGAAGACTATTTTCTAGGTAAGGGTTGCTATTAGTCACTGTTTTACACTTTTTCTGCATGAAGAATAGTTTTCTCATGTTGTAAGGTTTTGTGTAGGTTGGCTGgcttatttttaaaagaattagGATACATCCTTGATAATAGAGGAGGTTTAAAAAGCTTTCAAACTTTGTCATTTTCTAACAAGTGCTATTAGGTATGTAATACCCTCTTCTTTTAGACAACTTTGCAGTTGACCTAAGTTCATTATGTTTGTTGGATaacattgaaataaaaggtGTGCCCTTTGAATGTAGCTACTTTTTTCCTAAAATTACTGGTAAATGTTTCTTGCTTCATAATcctttaactcccaaggggtcCCCCCTAGACAAGTAAATTGTCCGGTGTTAGACatagtaaaatctgtaaggtCCAGTGGCACTTTCGGgaatgaaagggttaaacatCAAATGATTTGAATCAGTATCCTGCCCCAATCATTTGCGGCCAGTTCTGAGCTTGATCAAAATGAATATTCTCAGTAACAGTTTTTCATTTGCGTCAAACAAATCTAACCCACAAATTTCTGTGAAATGCCATTGAAGCACTTGTCATATGGGATAAGTAGTTCATTGGGACGATTTCAATCAGAAACGGATTTCTTTTGCCAGTCAGGCTTTTGTGTGCAGGTCACAAGAAAACTGGGCTGTTGTAGAATTCAACGGTCCATCAGCACATTCTGGTTTGAGAGGGATTACTTGTTGTTGAGGATGACACAAATGTGATGCAACTACATTcggttttcctttgttctcaTTAAAGCATGCTGTTTGGTGTGACATGGTTCGTACAACTTCagactaacaaaattcaaggaggaagtttaaataaaaaaacacaaactttGTCCACTTTTTCATACACAGTTTACCAACAATGTTGCAACCACTTTTTGCATTTAGCTTTTAGAAGTGCGTGAACAAATTATCCATAACACAATCATCTCACTTTTCAGAAAAGTGGTAGGGTGTAACGTAAGGCCTGAATTTCAAAGACTCCTCAAGACTTAATAAAGAAATCAAGTACTTTAAAAGGATTTAGCCAAATTCAAggacattttgaaattgtaaGAACCATGGTCACAACCCTTCAACATTATTAAAGTAACAATATCTTTGTGGTCATTAGCCAAACACATTGACAATTCAAAGTCTTGAATCATACATATTTCTCTTCCAAGTTCACACGTCAAAAGAAAGGAGATTATTCCCTCCACCCACCCCCCTGTATTAGCCTAATAGATGTAACCCAACAGCATTCAACCAAACCTCAATCATTAAAGTTCCATGTAGATTTCATTAAAAACAGTTGAGGATGCTTGAAGTTATTCATAAATTGCAATCAATCAATTATTCTGTTTTGAGCTACTCATCACTTCTTGGCTTAATTTTGTTCAGGCTAACAATAATTGACCACCAGGTAAGAATATGTTCAATACAGATTAAAGGGAGGGTAGTTGTTTTGAACAAGATTCGTTCTCAACTGTAAAATGCAATAACAGTCTCACCAAACTCTCAAATTGTCCACTCTGTAGTCTCTCTTTGACAATTACAAACACATTTGACAGAACTTAACTTTCATATTTCCCAGCCCAGATTCTTTGTATCCTGACAATTTTTGTAATCATTCCATCAACATAATTAACCTTGGTTTTcgtataataataaaaattccTCTCTCTGTAACAAGGTCAATATTTAGTGTTAATGTACAGGTAGAGAAAGAACTATTGACCACAGctgttataaaataatttaacataATTCCATAAAACTCCAAGAACGTTCCCTGGAAACTAGTTCCAAAACTGCTCTGGACATTTTGGGgtgcaaaatgtgttccaCAGAACAATATTGCAAAATGCATTGCATAGTCTGAATAAAAAGGCTATTAATCAACACAAAATTATACCACGTAGGGGCTACAATGTCTCTCTACTGCACAATAGaaaatattcatttatttaactAGTGGGTGTcatcttttttcaaaagataaacaatTCTGTGAGGCAAGGAGTGGAAGcatgctttgaaaaaaatgccttCTATAAATTTCTCTCAATGGGCAGCTTTGTAGGAGTCATATTATATAAGTTATTCATACGAAAGTTTAAAACTATCAGGGTTGCTCTGGATAATCGGCATAATTTGTAGTGTCCATGACAAAGAAATCTTCCAGTCGCCACTGCAGAGTTTCAAATGTTGGCCTTTCCATTGGATTTGCCTTCCAACAGTCCGTCATAATTTCATAAAGACTGGGAGGGCAATTGGGATGACAAGGCATGCGATAACCTCTTTCAACTGCAGCCAAAACTTCTGCATTTCCCATCCAAGGATACGGCACTTGTCCATAAGTGATAAGCTCTGTGAGCAAGATGCCAAAAGCCCAGACATCGGATTTGATGGTAAATTTATTGTACAACGCTGCTTCAGGAGCTGTCCACTTAATGGGGAATTTAGCTCCTGCTTGTGCGTTATATTCACCCTCATCAATGAGTCTAGAAAGTCCAAAGTCACAAATCTTAACCACATTGTTTTTCCCGACCAAAATATTCCTTGCTGCCAAATCACGGTGTATGTAATTATTGGCCTCCAAATACGCCATGCCAGCAGCTATTTGTGCAGCCATATATATCAACTGTGGCAGACCGAGAGTTGCACCTTGAGTGCCTTTCAAAAAATCTAGCAGACTACCGTTTTCCATCAACTCTGTTACTATGTAAAAGGGTTCTTCCTGAGTGCAGACAGCATAAAGTTGCACTAAATTATCATGGCGCAGCCTTTTCATGATCTGCGCCTCTGACAGGAATGCCTTTGGAGACATTGTGCTGACCTGAGATCTCAATGTTTTCACAGCCACAGGGGTGGTGTTGTTCCATAAACCCATCCATACCTCACCAAATTGCCCCTGACCAAGTTTTCGTACAAGTCGAATAGACTCCCGTGGTATTTCCCACTGATCTTTTGTATTGTAGGACAGGTCCCTGGGTGCTGGAGTTGATAATGTTGGACAAGGTTTTTTGAGTTTTATGACTAAACCATCCGCATTTGCCTTGTAATGTTCCACAAGTTCACCCAATGTTCCAAATTTAGCCCTATGTGCAATGTAGTAACCGCCATTGTCCAAGGCTCTGATACGATAGTGTTTGACAATTTCTCCATCCCGTAAGGAGAGCGAGAAATCACCTGGTTTACTTTCACTTTCTCTGATTAAAAAAGATCCACATTCCCCGTGCATCACAAGTAATTTCTCGGCATCAGCTCTCTTGATAGGCCCAAAGAACCagctaaaacaaatgaatgatGAAAGTTAAACATCATAATCACAGGCAATTAACTGTAACACAGTTGCTGAATTATGGCACcaacattaaaagaaaattaatcatATTCCAGAAGTAAGAACAGATTGGACAATCTCGTAGACAACACATTTCACGTTGTTCCCAGAGTCTATTCTCTTGACCTTACATCAAGCTACAAGgaattaacaaaaatttaataactaCTGCTGGCTGTGAAATATGTTCCCGACCAAATTAGTCTGCTGACAACCACGATAACATTTGAGTCACATCAATTATTTCAAGCTCCCAGCTAAAGAACAAACAACTTTTGTGCAGTACAGAAAAGAGTAGAATCATTGCTATTCAAAGGAACGTTATAGTGGGAACAATTATGTTAAAACATGCACATAATCTTCAACTCATGTTCTATTCATATTTAAACAGGATTCCACGTGATTCTTTCAGAATAAAGctctttgtttagttttgcAACACTATTAGCAAGCATCCCCCTTCCTAAAATATCTATTACACATTTCTGGACTTCACAGTGACATCTGTGAACATCAATACTTTCATCCTTTTATCTCttcttgaaaatttattttaaattcaacACTGCCTTTTACTGTTGAAAGGAAAtctataaacaaaataataagcattttaaaaacgcTATGGCATAACATCATGTAGTATCATAAAACATAGTTATGTGGATTGCTGGCAGGTGTCGCTTCGGGTCTtaatatattttctttgccaGTGGGCACAATTGCCCAAGGGCTTTCTCTGATTTAGAGTTAACATGTTGTTAAGATCCACTACAAGACAGTAATATTCAAAACCAACCATTTGAGAGGACTGGGGGttgaaaaataacaactaTCGTCATTGCAATAAAgggcttaaaaaaaaataacatttaaacGATCAgatgaaaaatattataagCCGATCTGTTTTAAAAACAACCCTGGGTGTTCAATTTTCGATATCATTTGCAAAAGACAATATTGTTATCTGTTAAAAATTAGTCCTGGAGGAGAAGGGAAAAAAGATACATGGAAACTATAAATCAAGCTATGGAACTTTGTGTTAAACTAATTTTCAACATAATTGGTTTAACATTCCTCTTTTATGTTTCGTTTATGTTAATGAGTAGCAACcaaataaaggaaaataaagaacCATGGCTTAGAAAATTCTCCACCTAAGTCTCGTTTATCTACGCATATGgcaaatgaaatcaaaacaTGTCAAGTATGACTGGGTTATAACTCGAGTGTTATCATTCTTAGAaaagacattaaaaaaaacctcgattgttttcctttgtctttttaATTCTAACTTATCGGAAACCAGGAGACCGCCTTTCAAGGTTATCGATTGTATCGAAATTACTTGGTTGGCTTCCTGTCACGCAAATTTCACAAGAGATCGGTTTGCTCTTTCCGTCTGAAAGTTTACCTTGCGGTGACAAAATACTTCCTTCGCACAAAAGATGAATGACCGTTGTTTAAGAAAACACTCAACGGGACCTTTTCAACGGCGCGATCTTTGGGTTGTTTACTTCTTGCAAACGTTCCAAAGAAACATCCAACCGAGTTTCCATTGGAATTTCGAACAATACTGTTGTCAATAAACGCATTTTTTTACCATGCAtacttcaacaacaaaaagaaaaaatcagaaaaattGGACCCAGCAGCACTTCGATTTGTtgatataaaataaaaactgaaggCAAACATGACAGAAACCGGACGTTTAAGTAATGGCAAACCGCTCTCGAGCGCCGCGATAATCAAGTCCTGAGCCATTGCAGTATTTTGGCGGATTTAATTTCAATGAACTAATACGCTAAGTGAATATCACTGGAGTTTCGTTCAAAGTAACAGTCCAAActcaaattttgttaacaaaaccaaagaaacaataattgtgGAAATTAGAGGACGGGTATTCTGCAATCTAGCGTGGTATCCTTAATTTCCATTGAGTAAACACTGCCGCAGAGCAAAGCGATTTGCCTAACTTAACGGACTGCGTTGGGAAAATAATATACTCACTCTTCGCTTTTGAGAGAAGAAGCTAAGGCGACGTAATTGCTTGGGATGTATCCTACGGCATTCGTTAGTAAAGATCTCGCTTGCCACCAATCTCCTCCATCGCTGCTGTTAGTCACCTCAAGGTGTTCTCCCTTTTTAAAACTGAGGTCTTCGGCTGTTCGCGCATCGTAGTCGTACAACGCAACAAACAAGAGTTTCTCTTCATTTCTCTTGGCGTCCTCTTCCGTTGGGACATCTGGCAAAGGCTCACGCCACCGTCTGCCGTGGCCATTAGAGTTAATGTTCTCGAAACTTTGCGCAATTTGCccatttttcttcttacttTTGACGTTTCCGTTTGCTTCGTGCCTTCTCTTACTACAAACGCAACCCATATGCGAGGTTGGGACCTGCTGCTACATGAAACAGCCTTGTACCTTAGAACGAATGTTATGAATGCCAAACTACTTAAGTGTTTTTCCTGTTGCAAAGTCAACTTCCAATTtcctaatttttttcctacaCCGGGCAGATCGACGATCAACATCACCTCAAGAACTTCCCTCAAACCGGATTTCTCTTTCCAAAGGCGGCTCCCATTACGTCATGGACGATTACAGCCCGAGATTATGTCGGATTTATCCGGAAAATCTCGAAAGTATCCGCGCTATTCTCATTCCCAGTCTTACCTGCCAGAGCCAAGCCAATAGAAATATTTGCCAAAATGGCGGAGAGAAATCGTTCTTCGCATTCGGAAAAATCAAGTTCGTCTGCATCTACAAGTCGAATTGACAACGTTCAAGTCGATGGACTGGtaaaaatttttccttttcatcatttttcttttattcgaGAGTGATTATTAACCGGAAATTTAATCGAAAATTCGAGTAACCTTTTAACACGTGAAGACATTCATTTTAGGCTGCAGATGCGAAAAAAATAACGTAATATGGTATTGTTTCAATTCCTTTGTTTCCttggttatttattattttggagCAACTATTAATACCCTGccattgttttgaagaaacCAGGAAAGGAAGGACACCATTGTTTTTTAAGTTTATGTTTTCCTGAAAGTTTGAACGAGATTCAGAAAATCATGTTAGATTTCAGGGATTTCAGAATACCTGTTCACTTCGAAATGTAGAATGTTATCGTTGCTCCCACAACGTAGTCAATTGAGATGTCGGTCGTGATGTTGCGACTGCTTATTTCAAGTTAGGTGATGAAGGTCAACCGGCTTTGCTCCACCGTTGGCATTGCGATGTTGGCTATGATTTAGATTGGGGCATGTCTATCCCACGCTGTCAATGATTGACGTACGAATGGTGGAGCATAATCAGTTGACCTTTGTAGCCTTATGAAGACATGCATTAAGCAGTTTAAACATAGTGACCTACATCTCAAGTGATTGTGTTATGTGATAAACAATCATTCTGTGTACCTATTACTATTGTAACTAACACAATGACCTGGCCAAAAGCAACAGTAAGGTAGGTAGGGGATACATTAGCAACTGACTGCCTTGTTGCCTTTAATGGGATCACCAGCCTATTCTCATTGGGATGGCAATTCATTAGAGATTGCAAACCCTCAAGGTTATTTGGGAACAAAAATCAACACGATTACAGTTATAGTGATGTGATCCTGATTGCAGAGAATGTGTGAAATTTTCTCCTCAGAAAATGACCACCACGTGGCCACATTGTGTATGTGTTGTCAGTGTAGTGGGTTCAGTGGTCTAGTGGTTAAATTAAGGTATGCGGTAATCTGGAGACCCGGGTTTGATTCCTCGCTGAGCTACATTTTCACTTGTTTCCTTAGTTGTGTTAATTTCTGCTCCCAAATTAGCCTTACCTATGTATATGTAACAAATGAATAAGCCTAAGCcttgtattacactgtgataaaacatgatgtgcatttgagaacacaaaggaaatgtagaaacaGGTGCAGCAGGCACACAGCTAACAGCTcatgtgccacttttttgctGTTACCTAATTTTGACATCagctgtgatctattactgaactgTCAGACACATCTATCTATCtacagtgttctccttatcaggcggtaaccggtaaaatttaccgcctcgagcaacagttctaagaacttcttaccaCCTGCAACCTTTTGaaggttcactaaaactatataagttgttttaaaaaataccggccaggaattgtcccttacttgctgagctaaaacttagggagaacactgtgCATGAGAGAAAttttagggagaacactgatctatctatctatctatctatctatctatctatctacctacctacctacctacctacctacctacctacctacctacctacctacctacctatctatctatctatctatctatctatctatctatctatctatctatctatctatctatctatctatctatctacgTACCTATATATCTTTGTATCAATctatttatctatttatttatctgTCAAGGTTGTATTAAAGATAATAAAGCATTGTCAAGATGAAGGTTCAGCTGGTGAACCTGTACAGGGAGTGTTACTTGGACTGATTCAGAACAACCAGCTAGAGATCACCAACTGCTTTCCATTTCCGTCGACGAGAGCAGgagaagatgatgatgaagatgatggtAAGAAGAAGCGCGAAAATTGACTTTCCTTATCAGGATCTGGAgagatttttatttatttagcttcGCCAGGTTTTCTGGCAGGGATGCCGCAACAGCGTGAGACAATTGCTGTGGTCCCAtgaaggccagaccacaacaccaggaactccatgccctaccctttacgaatagtgtgtcgGTTCTTTAACATCCCACAGTTAATTTTACGACGAGGGTTGTgggacgggacctccggcttatacgtatccgagaagacttgaaagtctaaccatttgctgatgttatcacaaaggcagcactttctactcagttattttaagaccctgagtgttggtccagcCGGAGTTGACTCAcaacctcccgcatgacaatCCAATGCTGAACCGACTGAGCCACCGGTACATGGTAATAAGATAAAGATGATCTAATCTTatgagaattttgcatggtCGGACCAAGATTATTAAGACCCCGAGATTATATTTATGTAGTCGTtgaaatttatccttggtttaatgttttttgaactggtttcaattgttttatttgtcattgttccagattatggtaatgaatgcgtgacaaaagaaaagaaaaattgaaccagttttaaaaattttgcaccaaaacttaCCGGTAATTTgattaaaccacaacatatatgtATGTCATTTACCTGGCTGGAGattcattttggaaaaaaactcCCTATAAACTAGATACAGTAGAACCCTGCTAACTCGAACTCTGAAGGGAAACGAAAATCTGTTCGAGTTAGCAGGGtttcgagttatcggggtcaattaaaatattcaattttttagatTAGTAATTAAAAGTTTATTGATTTTCAGCACTTCGGTATACAATGTAGTGCAAATTACGGATATTAAActtatttcaagaaaaaaaaaaatacattttaaacaACTGTAACGATAAACTGCAACGACTGTAAATGTGATCATAAAAGCCGACAAAGCTGGGGACGGTATGACTCTTATGATCACATGTAACTGTCAATTACGTGATCTGTTCATTTGACtaattcaaatcaaattgcTCCAGTCTTTGTTCTAGTGTTAGAGTTCGATCATACAATAAGAAAAGCTAATGGGAT contains:
- the LOC141893731 gene encoding tyrosine-protein kinase Src42A-like, producing the protein MGCVCSKRRHEANGNVKSKKKNGQIAQSFENINSNGHGRRWREPLPDVPTEEDAKRNEEKLLFVALYDYDARTAEDLSFKKGEHLEVTNSSDGGDWWQARSLLTNAVGYIPSNYVALASSLKSEDWFFGPIKRADAEKLLVMHGECGSFLIRESESKPGDFSLSLRDGEIVKHYRIRALDNGGYYIAHRAKFGTLGELVEHYKANADGLVIKLKKPCPTLSTPAPRDLSYNTKDQWEIPRESIRLVRKLGQGQFGEVWMGLWNNTTPVAVKTLRSQVSTMSPKAFLSEAQIMKRLRHDNLVQLYAVCTQEEPFYIVTELMENGSLLDFLKGTQGATLGLPQLIYMAAQIAAGMAYLEANNYIHRDLAARNILVGKNNVVKICDFGLSRLIDEGEYNAQAGAKFPIKWTAPEAALYNKFTIKSDVWAFGILLTELITYGQVPYPWMGNAEVLAAVERGYRMPCHPNCPPSLYEIMTDCWKANPMERPTFETLQWRLEDFFVMDTTNYADYPEQP